The following proteins are co-located in the Spinactinospora alkalitolerans genome:
- a CDS encoding Asp23/Gls24 family envelope stress response protein encodes MTDTKTQATVPGARETGSGGSGKGARELVTANGRTSIADHVVAKIAGMAAREVGGVHRMGGGTARAFGAVRDRIPGATSTSNAARGVAVEVGERQAAIDIDLVVEYGAAIPDLAAAVRRNVIGGVERMTGLEVTEVNITIDDIHLPDEEGDEDAASTEPRVQ; translated from the coding sequence GTGACTGATACCAAAACGCAGGCCACGGTGCCCGGCGCTCGCGAGACCGGCTCCGGCGGCTCCGGCAAGGGGGCGCGCGAACTCGTGACGGCCAACGGCCGCACCTCCATCGCCGACCACGTCGTGGCCAAGATCGCCGGAATGGCCGCCCGCGAGGTCGGCGGCGTCCACCGCATGGGCGGCGGTACGGCCCGTGCGTTCGGCGCGGTACGCGACCGCATCCCCGGCGCCACCAGCACCAGCAACGCCGCCCGCGGCGTCGCGGTGGAGGTCGGCGAGCGGCAGGCCGCGATCGACATCGACCTGGTGGTGGAGTACGGCGCGGCGATCCCCGACCTGGCCGCGGCGGTGCGGCGCAACGTCATCGGCGGTGTGGAGCGGATGACCGGCCTGGAGGTCACCGAGGTCAACATCACCATCGACGACATCCACCTGCCCGACGAGGAGGGCGACGAGGACGCCGCCTCCACCGAGCCGCGGGTGCAGTGA
- a CDS encoding RNA polymerase sigma factor gives MVEHAQDGDTDAFELLVRRHQDAVYRITLRILGDSGDAADAAQEALVTAWRQLPKLRNTATFPAWLYRIATRRALNLTRSRHPAVPIGDDEKRLPGPAAGPEQHSVATGLREALELALAGLPPPQRTCWVLRELEGMSYDEIAEIVNATPTAVRGRIHRARTHLVEALHSWR, from the coding sequence CTGGTGGAACACGCCCAGGACGGCGATACCGACGCCTTCGAACTCCTGGTCCGGCGCCACCAGGACGCCGTCTACCGCATCACCCTGCGCATCCTGGGCGATTCCGGCGACGCCGCCGACGCCGCGCAGGAGGCCCTCGTCACGGCCTGGCGGCAACTGCCGAAGCTGCGGAACACGGCGACGTTCCCGGCGTGGCTGTACCGGATCGCCACCCGCCGCGCCCTGAACCTCACCCGCTCCCGGCACCCCGCGGTCCCGATCGGCGACGATGAGAAGCGACTCCCCGGCCCCGCTGCGGGCCCGGAGCAGCACTCGGTGGCCACCGGCCTGCGGGAGGCCCTCGAACTGGCGCTCGCCGGCCTTCCTCCGCCGCAACGGACGTGCTGGGTCCTTCGCGAACTGGAAGGAATGAGCTATGACGAGATAGCCGAGATCGTCAACGCGACCCCGACCGCCGTACGCGGCCGCATCCACCGCGCCCGTACCCACCTCGTGGAGGCGCTTCACTCATGGCGGTAG